TCCCGACGGTGACCACGCTCGCGTTGCTGCCCGCCCTGCTCGACGGGCTGGTCGAGCCCGACCTGGTGGTCGTGGCAGCGACCGGGACCTCCGGGGCGGGGCGAGCGCTCAAACCTCATCTGCTCTCGGCGGAAGTCATGGGATCGGCCAGCGTCTACGGCGTCGGTGGGGCACACCGACACACCCCGGAGATGATCCAGAATCTGGGAGCGGCGGCCGGTGAAGCTGTCCGCGTCTCGTTCACACCGATGCTGGCCCCCATGTCGCGAGGCATTCTGGCCACCTGCAACGCACGAATTCGGGAAGGGGTCGATCCCGCTCGGGTGCGGCAGAGCTACACACGTACCTACGAGGCGGAGCCCTTCGTGCGGGTGCTGCCGGAGGGGCAGTGGCCACAGACCTCGGCCACGCTCGGGGCCAACACCGTACACCTGCAGGTCGCCGTCGATGACGACGCCGGAAGCCTGGTCGCCGTCGGTGCCGAGGACAACCTCACGAAGGGCACGGCAGGCGGTGCCGTGCAGTGCATGAACCTCGCCCTGGGGCTTCCCGAGACCGCGGGGCTTTCCACAGCGGGGATGGCGCCGTGACGACACTGACCCTGCGAGCGCACGAACAGCTCCTCGCCGTGGCCACGCCAGGACCGGGTACCGAGCCAGAACTGCCCGCTTCCGGCCCCGTCAACGCCGAGCTCGTCACCGGAAACGACCGTACGCTGGTGTTCGCCTACCGGGATGTCGCCGAGCTCTCCGACTCGTCGATCGTCCAGGGGCCCTTCCGGGCATTGGAGATAGCCGGCCCGTTGGACTTCTCGTTGACCGGCGTCCTGGCCGCTGTGCTGTCCCCGCTCGCGGAGCGCGAGGTCAGTGTGTTCACGCTGTCGACCTTCGACACCGACTGGATCCTGGTCGGGGCGAACGCACTTCCGGACGCCGTGGACACGTTGCGCCGAGCCGGGCACACCGTGGTCGAGCACTTCGAGGGAGAACATTGAGTACGAGTGACGAGCCGATCGACGTCGGCGTGCACGACGCGACCACAGACAGGCGATACGGTGTCACCGGTCCGCGTGGTTTCCGGGCTTGCGGCGTTGCCGCCGGTATCAAGTCCGGCGCCGCCCTCGACCTCGCACTGATCGTCAACGACGGTCCCGGGCAGCAGGCAGCCGGGGTGTTCACCACCAACCAGGTCAAAGCGGCTCCCGTGCTGTGGTCCGAACAGGTGTTGCGGGAGCGGAAG
This portion of the Actinopolyspora lacussalsi genome encodes:
- a CDS encoding N-acetyl-gamma-glutamyl-phosphate reductase (product_source=KO:K00145; cath_funfam=3.30.360.10,3.40.50.720; cog=COG0002; ko=KO:K00145; pfam=PF01118,PF02774; smart=SM00859; superfamily=51735,55347; tigrfam=TIGR01850); amino-acid sequence: MVVRVAVAGASGYAGGELLRLLLAHPQVEIGALTAGGNVGSTIGEHHPNLTELSDRTLRETDAEVLAGHDVVFLALPHGHSDVLADQLHDTLVIDCGADHRLEDPAAWQRWYGGEHPGSWPYGLPELPWARERITKADRIAVPGCFPTVTTLALLPALLDGLVEPDLVVVAATGTSGAGRALKPHLLSAEVMGSASVYGVGGAHRHTPEMIQNLGAAAGEAVRVSFTPMLAPMSRGILATCNARIREGVDPARVRQSYTRTYEAEPFVRVLPEGQWPQTSATLGANTVHLQVAVDDDAGSLVAVGAEDNLTKGTAGGAVQCMNLALGLPETAGLSTAGMAP
- a CDS encoding hypothetical protein (product_source=COG3603; cog=COG3603; ko=KO:K09707; pfam=PF13840; superfamily=55021), yielding MTTLTLRAHEQLLAVATPGPGTEPELPASGPVNAELVTGNDRTLVFAYRDVAELSDSSIVQGPFRALEIAGPLDFSLTGVLAAVLSPLAEREVSVFTLSTFDTDWILVGANALPDAVDTLRRAGHTVVEHFEGEH